In Microvenator marinus, one genomic interval encodes:
- a CDS encoding AAA family ATPase, whose protein sequence is MRKIYFQHGEHKNSWLEAQHESEGTRRLLCLAPFVFRALKEGSVLLVDELEARLHPALSSELIRLFNDPESNPRNAQLIFTTHDTNLLSPSDGERQLRRDQIWFTEKGTHGVTHLYPLTDFKPRNDENLERGYLQGRYGAVPGLHRFQDLFTRMGE, encoded by the coding sequence ATCCGGAAGATCTATTTTCAGCATGGTGAACACAAGAACTCCTGGCTTGAAGCTCAACACGAATCCGAGGGTACACGGCGTCTCTTGTGCCTTGCGCCTTTTGTTTTTCGCGCTCTCAAGGAGGGAAGTGTACTACTCGTCGACGAGCTCGAGGCGAGGCTTCATCCAGCACTTTCTTCTGAACTCATCCGGCTCTTCAACGATCCGGAATCGAATCCCAGAAATGCGCAGCTGATCTTCACCACACACGATACAAATCTGCTTTCGCCCAGCGACGGAGAGCGCCAACTTCGACGCGACCAAATATGGTTTACCGAAAAGGGTACCCATGGTGTCACACACCTGTATCCGCTCACGGATTTCAAACCCAGGAACGACGAGAACCTCGAACGTGGATATCTGCAGGGACGTTATGGCGCGGTACCAGGCCTTCATCGATTTCAAGACCTCTTTACTAGGATGGGTGAATGA
- a CDS encoding AAA family ATPase: MSQLLDILGTWSFRERQIPPSTPRNLEMPKELRPGVALVIQGVRRCGKSTLMTQLVQKYELDPVQCAFLNLEDPRLANMLTWETLNLMVTEFDQKIGGPGPQAP; encoded by the coding sequence ATGAGCCAGCTGCTGGATATTTTGGGTACGTGGAGCTTTCGGGAACGGCAGATTCCACCATCAACACCGCGAAACCTGGAGATGCCTAAGGAGTTGAGGCCGGGAGTAGCACTTGTGATCCAAGGAGTGAGACGGTGTGGAAAGTCCACCCTGATGACCCAACTTGTTCAAAAGTACGAGCTCGACCCGGTACAATGTGCCTTCCTCAATCTTGAAGATCCTCGCCTCGCCAACATGCTGACCTGGGAGACACTCAACTTGATGGTCACTGAATTCGACCAAAAGATTGGCGGACCTGGTCCGCAAGCACCCTGA
- a CDS encoding DUF6088 family protein: MDLYQKIKRSIKLRKGRVFIRKDFSDFKASDAQLSRVLARLVSEGILVKIGQGVYAKAKPSVRTGKAIPIATVDELLPEVLDKLGIEYTLGSAAQEYADGVSTQIPMALRIRTSSRNRRKLGFGNRFVVYEDD, from the coding sequence ATGGATCTGTATCAGAAAATCAAGCGTTCGATAAAACTTCGCAAGGGGAGAGTCTTCATACGTAAGGATTTCTCGGATTTTAAGGCAAGTGATGCACAACTCTCGAGGGTGTTGGCGCGTTTAGTTTCCGAAGGCATCCTGGTAAAGATCGGTCAAGGTGTCTACGCTAAGGCTAAGCCGAGTGTTAGGACGGGGAAGGCGATTCCCATCGCCACAGTCGACGAACTACTTCCGGAGGTCTTGGACAAACTTGGTATCGAGTACACCCTGGGTTCAGCCGCCCAGGAGTACGCAGACGGCGTATCAACTCAGATACCGATGGCCTTGAGAATTCGGACTTCGTCCAGAAACCGACGCAAGCTTGGGTTTGGAAATAGATTCGTAGTTTATGAAGACGATTGA
- a CDS encoding nucleotidyl transferase AbiEii/AbiGii toxin family protein, with product MKTIDPDQKEQIEAMVAEEGVAPAVLEKDIHVTDLLTALFQQPRPSGLRIAFGGGTALSKCFQLIQRMSEDVDLKFESTSSASGLASKAECRELTQFASEKTAELEFVTTDTKKYNSGRTQVFHLKYESQFPAVASLRPEVKLEFFNSPILLPTAERDFRYMIDIEGTRGRATCLNPEQTLIEKAISLVRRYEQAEEKEDSFDFRLLRHVYDIHAIQSFLAEPLNGELVRTLIDTDRTTRKWVVTSNSFIETVKRIGSDTTLPDQYEQLVEDLMVGEIISFDRAFETFFKIASEIESAFEKCTPLPS from the coding sequence ATGAAGACGATTGACCCAGACCAAAAAGAACAAATCGAGGCGATGGTTGCGGAAGAAGGCGTTGCACCAGCAGTGCTCGAAAAAGACATCCATGTAACCGACCTCTTGACCGCTCTTTTTCAACAACCACGGCCATCTGGCCTTAGAATCGCCTTTGGCGGAGGCACGGCCCTCTCGAAGTGTTTCCAACTGATTCAACGCATGTCCGAAGATGTTGATCTGAAGTTTGAATCAACATCGTCCGCGTCCGGTCTCGCGTCGAAGGCCGAGTGTCGGGAGCTTACCCAATTTGCAAGCGAGAAAACGGCAGAGTTGGAATTTGTGACTACAGACACAAAGAAATACAACTCTGGTCGAACACAAGTCTTCCACTTGAAGTACGAGTCACAATTTCCCGCCGTGGCATCCCTGCGTCCAGAAGTGAAACTCGAGTTCTTTAACTCTCCAATTTTGTTGCCAACCGCCGAAAGAGACTTTCGTTACATGATAGACATTGAGGGCACCCGCGGTCGTGCAACTTGCCTAAACCCAGAGCAAACGTTGATTGAAAAGGCAATTTCCCTTGTTCGCCGATACGAGCAAGCGGAGGAGAAAGAAGACTCGTTTGATTTCCGCCTGCTCAGACATGTCTATGATATTCATGCGATCCAAAGCTTCCTCGCGGAGCCATTGAACGGCGAACTCGTGCGCACGCTCATTGACACCGATAGGACCACTAGAAAATGGGTCGTGACCTCGAATTCGTTTATCGAAACCGTCAAGAGGATCGGATCTGATACCACACTGCCGGATCAGTACGAGCAGCTGGTAGAGGACCTGATGGTTGGTGAAATCATTAGCTTCGATCGCGCGTTCGAGACTTTTTTTAAGATTGCGAGCGAAATCGAAAGCGCTTTTGAAAAGTGCACGCCATTGCCCAGTTGA
- a CDS encoding CPXCG motif-containing cysteine-rich protein has protein sequence MHEVQVQCPYCYEIQWLEIESDERGEMVQDCEVCCRPWRVRVSWSRDHEPQVMVDRAQ, from the coding sequence ATGCACGAAGTCCAAGTTCAATGCCCATACTGCTATGAGATTCAATGGCTGGAAATCGAGTCCGATGAGCGTGGCGAGATGGTTCAAGATTGCGAGGTGTGTTGCCGGCCATGGCGAGTCAGAGTCTCGTGGAGCAGAGATCACGAACCTCAAGTCATGGTCGACCGAGCACAATAG
- a CDS encoding TIGR03643 family protein, with amino-acid sequence MAWEDRTSFEAIRTQFGLTPGEVIKLMRAQMTPSSFKMWRKRTSGRTTKHDARFSAAVGSKARRFRAKHQRD; translated from the coding sequence ATGGCATGGGAGGACCGTACGAGCTTCGAAGCCATCCGCACACAGTTCGGCCTGACTCCGGGCGAGGTCATCAAACTGATGCGTGCGCAAATGACCCCAAGTTCCTTTAAAATGTGGCGCAAACGCACAAGTGGGCGAACCACCAAACACGACGCGCGATTTAGTGCAGCCGTGGGCAGCAAGGCTCGGCGGTTTCGGGCTAAACACCAACGCGACTGA
- a CDS encoding DKNYY domain-containing protein, translated as MPSQRSKGRNLVWCLGAALALLSSACSPLGDPINPEASPNYYYSKGGDGVIYCAQGNWLKLGTHAVEGADAATIEALASDLAVDKDRVYYRWHPQAQVDRKSLTVKAKVWSDRSRVYFPQSGETLGRVDGADPSSFRYLFPDDVNPRMWARDAKRYFINHKPVDVDAPSFRFLNQGFVADKDQIYHRNPALRPVTRVDGPIEVLNDNHLRMGTKILSGGTWSPVVIEVPKVDSVREISRSVMVVNQNVYSRGKLVPSKQVDAATLKAWPDQHSYARDRQRVYATFGDLKAVEGADLKTFSPMKDYNAYAKDAQHVYYQGRIVSDADLESFEIVFRDKKPVARDRHGEFVMGLRR; from the coding sequence ATGCCTTCACAACGATCGAAAGGCCGGAACCTGGTTTGGTGCCTGGGAGCGGCTCTGGCATTGCTCTCCTCGGCCTGTAGTCCGCTGGGCGATCCCATCAACCCCGAGGCCTCGCCGAACTACTACTACTCAAAGGGTGGCGATGGCGTGATCTACTGCGCGCAGGGCAATTGGCTGAAGCTTGGTACTCATGCCGTTGAGGGTGCTGATGCCGCGACTATTGAGGCTCTCGCTAGCGACCTAGCGGTGGACAAGGACCGCGTCTACTACCGATGGCATCCACAAGCTCAGGTGGATCGCAAGTCCTTAACCGTCAAGGCCAAGGTTTGGAGTGATAGGAGTAGAGTGTACTTTCCGCAGTCCGGAGAAACTTTGGGGCGTGTAGACGGCGCGGATCCGTCGAGCTTTCGGTATCTCTTCCCAGACGATGTCAATCCCCGAATGTGGGCCAGGGACGCGAAAAGGTATTTTATCAACCACAAGCCAGTAGACGTGGATGCACCTAGTTTTAGATTCTTGAACCAGGGGTTTGTCGCGGACAAGGACCAAATCTATCACCGCAACCCGGCGCTACGCCCGGTTACAAGAGTCGATGGGCCGATCGAGGTCTTGAACGATAACCACCTGAGAATGGGAACCAAGATCTTGAGTGGCGGGACCTGGAGTCCCGTGGTCATCGAGGTGCCGAAGGTCGATAGCGTCCGCGAGATAAGCCGTAGTGTAATGGTCGTCAACCAAAACGTGTACAGTCGGGGTAAGCTCGTTCCGAGCAAGCAGGTGGATGCGGCGACATTGAAGGCCTGGCCGGACCAACACAGCTACGCACGCGATAGGCAACGTGTCTACGCGACGTTTGGCGATCTAAAGGCTGTAGAAGGTGCAGATTTGAAGACGTTTTCGCCGATGAAAGATTACAATGCCTATGCAAAAGACGCGCAACATGTGTACTATCAAGGCCGAATCGTGAGCGATGCCGACTTAGAGAGCTTCGAGATCGTGTTTCGCGACAAGAAGCCCGTCGCGCGTGACCGTCACGGGGAGTTTGTAATGGGCTTGCGACGCTGA
- a CDS encoding protein-L-isoaspartate O-methyltransferase family protein, with protein sequence MFRRLRMVKNLMRLDAISTPEMAFALLTVPRHHFVPVNTDPYSLEAIPLPDGTSVTCPLFVSRMVELLELRAGQRVLEVGTGTGYQAAVLSALGYQVTSIEFSRELHLSARQNLERAGISGVDLRHGDGALGAPDRAPFDGVIFGCAIPQIPRQVAEQVRRGGRLVAPVGEPDVVQALTLFERTHEGWTEQMVRAAWFVPLKSHPQTDD encoded by the coding sequence GTGTTTCGCCGCCTACGAATGGTCAAAAACCTGATGAGACTCGACGCCATCTCGACACCCGAGATGGCGTTTGCGTTGTTGACCGTCCCTAGGCATCACTTCGTGCCGGTCAACACCGACCCGTACTCGCTCGAAGCTATCCCATTACCCGATGGGACCTCGGTAACATGTCCACTTTTCGTAAGTCGGATGGTAGAGCTCCTCGAGCTTCGTGCCGGACAACGCGTCTTGGAAGTGGGGACCGGAACTGGCTATCAAGCCGCAGTGCTCAGCGCCTTAGGGTACCAGGTCACAAGCATCGAATTCAGCCGGGAGTTGCACCTGAGTGCGAGGCAAAATCTTGAGAGGGCTGGCATCAGTGGTGTGGACTTGCGCCACGGAGATGGCGCACTCGGAGCGCCTGATAGGGCCCCGTTCGACGGCGTGATTTTCGGCTGCGCCATTCCTCAGATCCCTCGACAGGTGGCCGAACAAGTCCGCCGCGGTGGTCGGCTGGTTGCTCCTGTCGGCGAGCCCGATGTGGTCCAGGCCTTGACTCTCTTTGAGCGAACCCACGAAGGATGGACCGAGCAAATGGTGCGGGCGGCGTGGTTTGTGCCGTTGAAATCTCATCCTCAGACAGACGACTGA
- a CDS encoding PhnA domain-containing protein, which produces MADLEQELRTRSQDTCELCKAEAELHVHAVPPYDADEPGHAAYLCSTCLGQVTGAELDARHLSCLNESIWSEHAPVQVLSWRLLNQLPEVWAKELLEQAYLTEEALEWAKAGIPEEDTGPPTFDSNGTRLVTGDSVTLIKDLDVKGTSFVAKRGTLVKGIRTTENPEHVEGKVNNITIVLKTAFLKKV; this is translated from the coding sequence ATGGCGGATTTAGAACAAGAATTAAGAACCCGTTCACAGGACACATGCGAGCTTTGCAAGGCAGAAGCCGAGCTTCACGTCCACGCAGTACCACCTTATGATGCCGACGAGCCGGGGCACGCCGCGTACCTCTGCTCAACGTGCCTCGGCCAGGTTACAGGTGCTGAGCTCGACGCGCGGCATTTATCGTGCCTGAACGAGTCCATCTGGAGTGAGCACGCCCCCGTGCAAGTCCTTAGCTGGCGCCTCCTCAACCAACTACCTGAGGTCTGGGCCAAAGAACTCCTGGAACAAGCCTATCTCACCGAGGAAGCCCTCGAATGGGCCAAGGCCGGAATCCCCGAAGAAGACACGGGCCCGCCCACCTTCGACAGCAATGGTACTCGTCTAGTCACTGGCGATTCGGTCACCCTCATCAAAGACTTGGATGTCAAAGGCACATCATTTGTGGCCAAACGCGGCACTCTTGTGAAGGGCATCCGCACCACCGAAAACCCCGAGCACGTCGAAGGCAAAGTCAACAACATCACCATCGTGCTCAAGACGGCTTTCCTTAAAAAAGTTTGA
- a CDS encoding 3D domain-containing protein — translation MKPTLYAFILLLTACASDPESIQEPADQGPDMAGRADLGSNSDLGLEPDAMPDADTDTPDSHADADAEPDMPVSKGTLMGSFENTYYYLAEEGAHTGEATEPLYDRECNPVATVSASFANAACIEGSARLDDGRVINYATSCSCGGPCSFCWAVMNPATHPWGMGSRGNALEPLRSWAVDIDVIPHGTSVYVEEWDGLEIPSFDGLGGFVHDGCFRADDVGGGINGNHVDIFAGSRSLWQALENIFPTRTTFNVYRDSPRCASPSR, via the coding sequence ATGAAACCTACCCTCTACGCATTCATTCTCCTGCTTACTGCGTGTGCGTCCGATCCTGAAAGTATCCAAGAACCCGCAGACCAAGGCCCTGACATGGCTGGTAGAGCAGACCTCGGCTCAAATTCCGACCTTGGCCTGGAGCCCGATGCCATGCCGGACGCGGACACCGACACACCTGACTCACACGCAGATGCCGACGCCGAACCCGATATGCCTGTGTCCAAAGGCACCCTCATGGGTAGCTTTGAGAACACCTACTACTATCTGGCCGAGGAAGGCGCCCACACTGGCGAAGCCACCGAACCCCTCTACGACCGTGAGTGCAACCCTGTTGCCACCGTCTCGGCGAGTTTCGCAAACGCCGCGTGTATTGAAGGTAGCGCGCGTCTCGACGATGGCCGTGTAATCAACTACGCAACCTCGTGTTCGTGTGGCGGGCCGTGCTCGTTTTGTTGGGCCGTCATGAACCCCGCAACCCATCCGTGGGGCATGGGTTCAAGAGGAAACGCCCTCGAACCCCTGCGCTCATGGGCGGTGGACATAGATGTGATTCCTCACGGCACGTCAGTCTACGTTGAAGAATGGGACGGCCTTGAGATTCCGAGCTTTGATGGACTCGGTGGATTTGTGCACGACGGGTGTTTTCGCGCAGACGACGTCGGGGGCGGCATCAACGGCAACCATGTGGATATCTTCGCAGGTAGCCGCAGCCTTTGGCAGGCCTTAGAAAACATCTTCCCCACCCGAACGACTTTCAACGTCTATCGCGACTCGCCGCGCTGTGCATCGCCCTCGAGATGA
- a CDS encoding PD-(D/E)XK nuclease family protein has protein sequence MIADLENLGWIIAAVVIGLWLLGAIRRSWIRAAYRRQMRRQQRRAQRGEKEAVRLLESEGFEIVDSQVHLLWPVHVGHEEVEIRLIADLIVERDGWRYVAEVKTGGAAPSIKTAATRRQLLEYFVAFECDGVLLVDMERGSIMEVDFSSSGREIGEDSA, from the coding sequence ATGATAGCAGACCTGGAAAATTTGGGATGGATAATTGCAGCCGTAGTCATAGGCCTATGGCTTCTGGGAGCGATTCGCAGGAGCTGGATACGCGCGGCCTATAGACGTCAAATGCGCCGGCAACAGCGCCGCGCACAACGTGGTGAAAAGGAAGCTGTGAGGCTTCTGGAGAGCGAGGGATTTGAGATTGTGGATTCGCAGGTCCATCTCCTCTGGCCGGTGCATGTGGGTCATGAGGAGGTCGAGATTCGATTGATTGCGGACCTCATCGTAGAGCGTGATGGTTGGCGCTATGTGGCGGAGGTCAAGACAGGAGGCGCAGCGCCTTCCATCAAGACGGCCGCCACAAGGCGACAACTTCTCGAGTACTTTGTGGCTTTTGAGTGTGATGGGGTCTTGCTCGTTGATATGGAGCGGGGATCCATTATGGAAGTGGATTTTTCGTCGAGTGGTCGGGAAATTGGGGAGGATAGCGCCTAA
- a CDS encoding Fic family protein, with translation MISHRSSLEMRPTGGTLFLTGSYDATESIHGLTIRLIRGPGPLDSDMPFLDGYRSSNTRALIENLTPTRTHDVSKVLPREEIEHRLVMVFDEEGRRGLIKLRKSAEALADIPEFETGAQNLIELIGTLLGTRKAELESRIAKARIAARPFDGACVQLFELLVAELQKTEWLAVSRQTPPLLKHERQALAFIDTYFSNYIEGTQFLLEEAQSIVFDGQIPTHRPQDAHDIVGTYQLLVDETEMKTSLSNFDQLEDLEALLVRRHHTILNGRHEKNPGKFKQHRNRAGNTEFVAPELVQGTLEKGLTILRELETPFQRAAFAMFMITQIHPFDDGNGRLARATMNAELNASGEAHIIIATAYREDYLGALRRLSRNKDPVTYLRMLSRAHEYTSRLDFADFDALVDTLRRTNAFDDSGARILKLP, from the coding sequence GTGATTTCGCACAGAAGTTCGCTCGAAATGCGGCCTACAGGCGGGACTCTCTTTTTGACCGGGAGCTACGATGCAACGGAATCCATCCACGGGCTTACGATAAGGCTTATTCGTGGGCCAGGCCCTCTAGACTCAGATATGCCGTTCTTGGACGGGTATCGCTCTTCGAACACACGTGCGCTAATCGAAAACCTCACTCCGACTCGAACCCATGATGTCTCAAAGGTGCTGCCTCGGGAAGAGATTGAGCATCGACTCGTGATGGTGTTCGATGAGGAAGGACGAAGAGGATTGATCAAGCTCCGAAAGTCCGCGGAAGCCCTGGCAGATATCCCTGAGTTCGAGACGGGCGCTCAGAATCTGATCGAGCTCATCGGGACCCTTTTGGGCACTCGGAAGGCTGAGCTAGAGAGTAGAATTGCAAAGGCACGCATTGCGGCACGGCCCTTTGACGGAGCCTGTGTCCAACTCTTTGAGTTGCTTGTTGCGGAGTTGCAGAAGACCGAATGGCTTGCGGTTTCGAGGCAAACGCCACCTCTATTGAAGCATGAGCGACAGGCGCTGGCTTTTATCGACACGTACTTCTCCAACTATATTGAGGGGACCCAGTTCTTGCTTGAGGAGGCTCAAAGTATTGTCTTTGACGGCCAGATTCCGACACATCGACCTCAAGATGCCCATGATATTGTGGGGACATATCAACTGCTTGTAGACGAGACCGAGATGAAGACCTCGTTGAGCAATTTTGACCAATTGGAGGATCTCGAGGCGCTATTGGTGAGGCGGCATCATACGATTCTGAATGGCCGTCATGAAAAAAACCCCGGAAAGTTCAAGCAACATAGAAATAGAGCCGGCAACACGGAGTTTGTGGCACCGGAGCTTGTGCAAGGTACGCTTGAAAAGGGCCTCACAATCCTGCGCGAACTTGAGACGCCATTTCAACGTGCCGCTTTTGCGATGTTCATGATCACTCAGATCCATCCGTTTGATGACGGGAATGGCCGCCTTGCGCGTGCGACAATGAATGCCGAGCTCAATGCGTCTGGAGAGGCGCACATCATCATTGCCACGGCGTATCGAGAGGACTACCTGGGCGCCTTGAGGCGACTTTCGAGAAACAAGGACCCCGTCACCTACCTTCGCATGCTGAGCCGCGCTCACGAGTACACATCTCGCCTCGATTTTGCGGACTTCGACGCTCTTGTGGACACATTGCGACGCACGAATGCATTTGATGATTCGGGTGCGCGGATTCTAAAACTACCTTGA
- a CDS encoding DUF7151 family protein, whose amino-acid sequence MKHTPKMLSLITLLLCAACGGADGQDGQDRQNGADGQSTLFRTTPIEPGDTCPTGGSLIEFGVDTSQDGILGDEEVAESTTVCNGTDGTPGSDGTPGEDGSPGADGQDGAPGADGLTTLINITPEQAGANCVAGGQLIEAGADTDGSGTLEPTEVTSSAYICNGEEGMQGPPGQDGAPGQDGQDGADLLLEVINEPPGANCQFGGQRLIAGIDDNQDGALDTAEIDQSLYVCDSGLLLSEPAVSTVFDNHEQCYVFTNNLISTVWDNVSNQLLSGDFARNGYWKFAPGTSDWAASPDQDTATAWGRFVLVAGPRQIVGAPGSYVGHPASSYYVADIDATGTLSNQRSAIFSDGFTGSCHQISTSNDEFLCYDGAGVRHYTVVSGSANLTLNKVVPLSQQPVEINTFGTTFAWDGAYYYFAQDGRTSTSKNYLAYGSNGQIQGTYTVAGSGAINSPYFDWSVRRYSTHDGFGNRQEGTVYLGATVNSGSWDSHCFGPPSPYHVAP is encoded by the coding sequence GTGAAGCACACACCCAAAATGTTGTCTCTGATCACCCTACTTTTGTGCGCTGCCTGTGGCGGCGCCGACGGCCAAGACGGCCAAGACCGTCAAAATGGCGCGGATGGCCAGTCTACTCTCTTTCGCACTACACCCATCGAGCCCGGGGACACATGCCCAACGGGTGGTTCGTTGATTGAGTTTGGAGTCGACACTAGTCAGGATGGCATTCTTGGTGACGAGGAAGTCGCTGAAAGTACGACCGTATGCAACGGTACTGATGGAACACCAGGCTCGGACGGCACTCCGGGTGAGGATGGATCTCCGGGCGCGGATGGTCAGGATGGCGCCCCTGGGGCCGACGGTCTGACTACCCTCATCAATATTACCCCTGAGCAAGCGGGGGCAAACTGTGTGGCCGGTGGGCAATTGATAGAAGCAGGCGCTGACACCGATGGTAGTGGAACTCTTGAACCCACAGAGGTGACCTCCAGTGCATATATCTGCAACGGAGAAGAAGGAATGCAAGGCCCTCCAGGCCAGGACGGCGCTCCCGGTCAAGATGGTCAAGACGGAGCGGATTTGTTGCTCGAGGTTATCAACGAGCCTCCTGGAGCCAATTGTCAATTCGGAGGGCAAAGGCTCATCGCTGGAATAGACGACAATCAAGACGGTGCGCTCGATACTGCCGAAATCGACCAATCACTCTATGTCTGTGACTCTGGCCTCTTGCTCTCAGAGCCAGCCGTTAGCACGGTCTTTGATAATCACGAGCAGTGCTATGTCTTCACCAACAACCTGATCTCAACTGTCTGGGACAACGTCTCTAATCAACTCTTAAGCGGAGACTTTGCGAGAAACGGATATTGGAAGTTTGCCCCCGGAACGAGCGATTGGGCGGCTTCACCCGATCAGGACACGGCAACCGCATGGGGGCGCTTTGTCCTTGTCGCGGGTCCAAGGCAGATCGTTGGAGCACCTGGCTCGTATGTTGGTCATCCTGCTTCGAGCTACTACGTTGCGGACATCGACGCTACGGGAACGCTCTCAAATCAACGTTCAGCCATCTTCTCAGACGGGTTCACGGGTAGCTGCCACCAAATCTCGACTTCAAACGACGAGTTCCTTTGCTATGATGGAGCAGGCGTTAGGCACTACACCGTCGTATCGGGTTCGGCGAATTTGACTCTAAACAAAGTGGTGCCACTCTCCCAGCAGCCCGTTGAGATAAACACGTTCGGGACTACGTTTGCGTGGGATGGCGCGTACTACTACTTCGCTCAAGACGGACGAACCAGCACTTCTAAGAACTATCTTGCGTACGGGTCAAACGGCCAAATCCAGGGAACTTACACTGTAGCTGGCTCTGGCGCGATCAACAGTCCTTACTTTGATTGGTCAGTGCGCCGCTACTCCACACACGATGGATTCGGAAACCGACAGGAAGGAACAGTCTACTTGGGGGCGACCGTCAATAGCGGCTCATGGGATAGCCATTGTTTCGGTCCGCCATCCCCATATCACGTTGCTCCTTGA
- a CDS encoding PIN domain-containing protein, with protein MSGRVFLDTNVLIYADDVDSGAKCEVARKVIAHHLRNGTGVISTQVLQEYFVVSTRKLGIDPAVAEKKVKLLGAFEVVAIRIEMIHEAIHLHRLESVSFWDALIVTAAQTANCQKLMSEDLNSGQKIRGIEIYNPFD; from the coding sequence TTGAGTGGCCGGGTATTCCTAGATACCAATGTCCTAATCTACGCAGATGATGTGGATTCAGGGGCAAAATGTGAAGTAGCTCGAAAGGTCATTGCTCATCATTTGCGGAATGGAACAGGAGTGATATCGACGCAGGTACTTCAGGAGTATTTTGTAGTCTCGACGCGAAAGCTTGGAATCGATCCGGCTGTGGCAGAAAAGAAGGTCAAATTGTTGGGTGCTTTCGAGGTGGTGGCTATTCGCATTGAAATGATCCACGAAGCTATCCATCTACACCGACTGGAATCCGTGAGTTTTTGGGACGCGCTTATTGTTACCGCAGCGCAGACCGCAAACTGTCAGAAGTTGATGTCAGAAGACCTAAACTCCGGCCAAAAAATTCGGGGTATCGAGATCTATAATCCATTCGATTGA
- a CDS encoding DUF6364 family protein, producing the protein MNITLSVDAQLVERARQVAKQQGISLNEMVRNYLQTVAGEVNGDDVVRELELLWESHAGHSGGKRFDRSDAYEGRL; encoded by the coding sequence ATGAATATTACTCTGTCCGTCGATGCACAACTTGTTGAACGCGCACGCCAAGTTGCGAAGCAGCAAGGAATCAGCCTGAATGAGATGGTCCGGAACTACCTCCAAACTGTCGCTGGAGAAGTCAACGGGGACGATGTGGTTCGTGAGCTGGAGTTGCTTTGGGAAAGCCATGCCGGGCACTCTGGTGGCAAGCGTTTTGACCGAAGTGACGCCTACGAGGGAAGACTTTGA